A genomic stretch from Brachyhypopomus gauderio isolate BG-103 unplaced genomic scaffold, BGAUD_0.2 sc37, whole genome shotgun sequence includes:
- the LOC143485565 gene encoding uncharacterized protein LOC143485565 isoform X3: MSFFPRRTDQPRPRQEQNHFIYTPGFTTHGVPYNPQATVIHTDPCGPAPFPHGSTAGPSDVGHVNIPVEGPLHTGPDMERQRHLAQPHVQGKVLRQMDPVYLQPAGEVGSNRCPPLPVLTSRTTVTSSGLMRPSPPTFTRLPPLPKPAGREPLRAFRPAKGSVEPPQLHSPGWRRERVGRLHRSGRHLQPLLPDIFEAANPSDAGRGLPKSSRLLSGNPPGSFLLPSYPLATLPGVQLTPTLHRRRHKRDTSPRRRDPGPWRDSTGEVGSSRCPPLPVLASRTTVTSSGLMRPSPPTFTKLPPLPKPSGREPLRAFRPAKGSQVQSTRAVPADDMCEGVVGRDELKPGTPREDPHEHQILQPFYKPDLALAQSFRLLSSDDWEKKIEGLMFIRRLAQYHADVLGSRLHDVCIVLIQEVLHLHSAVSRMAVVSLRELYSSLQKGMDQEVEATAKVLLHKAAESNGFIRQDVDTALDSMVQNCTPIRSMNALLAGGLCHLNAAVRKCTARHLATLVEKIGAERIIPAVSKLAQDSSQETRRLGRRMLLFLSSHHDFDKMVEKYIPAKDLATIRDTVLTLKSKKRTKVSRIPRYKMRQPRLEQQEAPAAQTDRQNTQRMKRSLRHTVRDVSPDDAAPLKDLQLNSNVPAQTKTDVLMDDLPTSPSNARTPRSPSPPTAVPTKHLLPRRRRAPSLIRARPSLSNSSVSFTSRYTAGRLLGTGGFGSVYAGVRKADGKQIAIKFVPKYHAERFITVPGNTRRLPLEVALMEMVCKPPRCEHIVELLEWFECHKCFILILERPVPCIDLFDFLNLHQRQLPEPLARRIMHQVVQAVLHCHDRGVLHRDIKGKNLLVNLDTLDVKLIDFGCGDLLKTGPYRHFRGTMVYSPPEWQVDRTYEGRQATIWSLGVLLYSIICGHLPFEKVEDIVEAHLCFSGNPSRDCRHLITWCLQKDPAKRPVLEDVLAHEWFLEGLQN, from the exons atgagttttttccCCAGGAGAACCGACCAGCCTAGGCCTAGgcaggaacagaaccacttcatatacacaccaggttttaccactcatg gtgtgccctacaacccccaagcgacagtgatccacacggatccctgtggaccagcacccttccctcacggaagtacggcgggaccctcagatgtcggccatgttaacatccctgtagaaggaccactccacactg gccctgacatggagaggcagagacaccttgctcagccccatgttcaaggcAAGGTTCTGAGGCAGATGGATCCAGTCTACCTCCAGCCTGCTG gtgaagttggctccaacaggtgtcccccactgcctgtgctcacttcacgcacgacagtcacctcgtcaggactgatgaggccttctccacccaccttcacaaggttgcctccactccccaaacctgctggccgagagcctctccgtgccttcaggcctgccaaag gttcagtggagcctccccagctccactctccagggtggaggagagagagagtggggagacttcaccggagcggcagacatcttcaacccttgctcccagacatcttcgaagcagctaaccccagtgatgctggtagag gtttgcccaaatccagccgcttgctgtctgggaacccccccgggtctttcctactgccctcctaccctctggCCACTCTTCCGGGAGTGCAGCTCACTCCCACTCTGCATCGTAGACGACACAAGCGAGACACGAGCCCTCGGCGCAGAGACCCGGGCCCGTGGAGGGACAGTACTG gtgaagttggctccagcaggtgtcccccactgcctgtgctcgcttcacgcacgacagtcacctcgtcaggactgatgaggccttctccgcccacctTCACAAAgttgcctccactccccaaaccttctggccgagagcctctccgtgccttcaggcctgccaaag gatctcaagtgcaaagcaccagggcagtccctgctgacgacatgtgtgaaggagtagttggcagag atgaactcaaaccaggaactcccAGGGAGGATCCCCATGAGCATCAGATTTTACAGCCCTTCTACaaaccagacctcgctctcgctcagagcttcagactgcttagctctgatgactg ggagaagaaaattgaagggttgatgttcatccgtagattggctcagtatcacgctgatgtgcttggcagcaggcttcatgatgtctgtattgttcttattcaagag gtacTGCACCTGCATTCTGcagtgtcccgcatggcggtggtgtccttgagggagttgtactccagcctgcagaaagggatggaccaggaagtggaggctacagctaaggtcctcctccacaaagcagcggagtccaatggcttcatcaggcaggacgtggacacagctctggacagcatggtgcagaactgcacccccattcggagcatgaacgcccttcttgctggaggactctg tcatctgaatgctgcagtaagaaagtgtactgctcggcacttggctactttggtagagaagattggtgcagagcgaattattcctgcagtctccaagttggcacaggactcttcccaagaaaccag gcgcttgggccggcgtatgctgctgttcctgtcctcccaccatgactttgataagatggtggaaaagtacatccctgccaaagacctggcaaccatcagggacactgtcctcactctgaaatccaag aagaggacaaaggtgtctaggattccaagatataagatgcgtcagcctcgtctggagcagcaagaagctccagccgcacagacGGATCGGCAGAAcacgcagcgaatgaagcgcagccttaggcacacggtgagggacgtgagcccagacgacgcggcacctctgaaag acctgcagctgaacagtaaTGTTCCAGCCCAGACTAAGACCGATGTCCTCATGGATGATTTGCCCACGAGCCCCAGCAATGCACGCACCCCCAGAAGTCCC AGCCCCCCCACGGCTGTCCCTACTAAACACTTACTGCCACGACGCAGACGAGCTCCCAGTCTGATCAGAGCACGCCCGTCCCTTTCAAACAGTTCTG tgAGCTTCACTTCACGTTACACTGCGGGACGTCTTCTGGGCACAGGAGGATTCGGCTCAGTGTATGCAGGAGTCCGCAAGGCTGATGGAAAACAG ATCGCCATTAAATTTGTGCCAAAGTATCACGCAGAAAGGTTCATCACTGTT CCCGGCAATACTCGCCGTCTCCCCTTAGAGGTGGCTTTAATGGAGATGGTGTGCAAGCCACCTCGTTGTGAGCATATTGTGGAGCTCCTAGAATGGTTTGAGTGCCACAAGTGCTTCATCTTGATTCTGGAGCGACCCGTCCCCTGCATAGACCTGTTTGACTTCTTGAACTTGCACCAACGCCAACTGCCTGAGCCACTGGCACGACGGATCATGCATCAGGTGGTTCAGGCTGTCCTTCACTGCCATGACCGTGGAGTTCTGCATAGAGACATCAAGGGAAAGAACCTTCTGGTGAACCTGGACACCCTTGACGTCAAGTTGATCGACTTTGGCTGTGGCGATCTGCTTAAGACCGGACCCTACAGGCACTTTAGAG GCACCATGGTATACAGCCCACCTGAATGGCAGGTTGACAGGACGTATGAGGGCCGTCAAGCCACCATCTGGAGTCTGGGTGTGCTCCTCTAcagtattatctgtggacatCTGCCCTTTGAGAAGGTGGAGGACATTGTTGAGGCACACCTGTGCTTCAGTGGAAACCCATCCAGAG actgccgcCATCTGATAACATGGTGTCTTCAAAAGGATCCTGCAAAACGTCCTGTGCTCGAGGATGTTCTTGCACATGAGTGGTTTTTAGAAGGACTTCAGAACTAA
- the LOC143485565 gene encoding uncharacterized protein LOC143485565 isoform X4, which translates to MTSHILQHCPDMERQRHLAQPHVQGKVLRQMDPVYLQPAGEVGSNRCPPLPVLTSRTTVTSSGLMRPSPPTFTRLPPLPKPAGREPLRAFRPAKGSVEPPQLHSPGWRRERVGRLHRSGRHLQPLLPDIFEAANPSDAGRGLPKSSRLLSGNPPGSFLLPSYPLATLPGVQLTPTLHRRRHKRDTSPRRRDPGPWRDSTGEVGSSRCPPLPVLASRTTVTSSGLMRPSPPTFTKLPPLPKPSGREPLRAFRPAKGSQVQSTRAVPADDMCEGVVGRDELKPGTPREDPHEHQILQPFYKPDLALAQSFRLLSSDDWEKKIEGLMFIRRLAQYHADVLGSRLHDVCIVLIQEVLHLHSAVSRMAVVSLRELYSSLQKGMDQEVEATAKVLLHKAAESNGFIRQDVDTALDSMVQNCTPIRSMNALLAGGLCHLNAAVRKCTARHLATLVEKIGAERIIPAVSKLAQDSSQETRRLGRRMLLFLSSHHDFDKMVEKYIPAKDLATIRDTVLTLKSKKRTKVSRIPRYKMRQPRLEQQEAPAAQTDRQNTQRMKRSLRHTVRDVSPDDAAPLKDLQLNSNVPAQTKTDVLMDDLPTSPSNARTPRSPVKSLIPPLHPSPPTAVPTKHLLPRRRRAPSLIRARPSLSNSSVSFTSRYTAGRLLGTGGFGSVYAGVRKADGKQIAIKFVPKYHAERFITVPGNTRRLPLEVALMEMVCKPPRCEHIVELLEWFECHKCFILILERPVPCIDLFDFLNLHQRQLPEPLARRIMHQVVQAVLHCHDRGVLHRDIKGKNLLVNLDTLDVKLIDFGCGDLLKTGPYRHFRGTMVYSPPEWQVDRTYEGRQATIWSLGVLLYSIICGHLPFEKVEDIVEAHLCFSGNPSRDCRHLITWCLQKDPAKRPVLEDVLAHEWFLEGLQN; encoded by the exons atgacatcacatattcttcaacatt gccctgacatggagaggcagagacaccttgctcagccccatgttcaaggcAAGGTTCTGAGGCAGATGGATCCAGTCTACCTCCAGCCTGCTG gtgaagttggctccaacaggtgtcccccactgcctgtgctcacttcacgcacgacagtcacctcgtcaggactgatgaggccttctccacccaccttcacaaggttgcctccactccccaaacctgctggccgagagcctctccgtgccttcaggcctgccaaag gttcagtggagcctccccagctccactctccagggtggaggagagagagagtggggagacttcaccggagcggcagacatcttcaacccttgctcccagacatcttcgaagcagctaaccccagtgatgctggtagag gtttgcccaaatccagccgcttgctgtctgggaacccccccgggtctttcctactgccctcctaccctctggCCACTCTTCCGGGAGTGCAGCTCACTCCCACTCTGCATCGTAGACGACACAAGCGAGACACGAGCCCTCGGCGCAGAGACCCGGGCCCGTGGAGGGACAGTACTG gtgaagttggctccagcaggtgtcccccactgcctgtgctcgcttcacgcacgacagtcacctcgtcaggactgatgaggccttctccgcccacctTCACAAAgttgcctccactccccaaaccttctggccgagagcctctccgtgccttcaggcctgccaaag gatctcaagtgcaaagcaccagggcagtccctgctgacgacatgtgtgaaggagtagttggcagag atgaactcaaaccaggaactcccAGGGAGGATCCCCATGAGCATCAGATTTTACAGCCCTTCTACaaaccagacctcgctctcgctcagagcttcagactgcttagctctgatgactg ggagaagaaaattgaagggttgatgttcatccgtagattggctcagtatcacgctgatgtgcttggcagcaggcttcatgatgtctgtattgttcttattcaagag gtacTGCACCTGCATTCTGcagtgtcccgcatggcggtggtgtccttgagggagttgtactccagcctgcagaaagggatggaccaggaagtggaggctacagctaaggtcctcctccacaaagcagcggagtccaatggcttcatcaggcaggacgtggacacagctctggacagcatggtgcagaactgcacccccattcggagcatgaacgcccttcttgctggaggactctg tcatctgaatgctgcagtaagaaagtgtactgctcggcacttggctactttggtagagaagattggtgcagagcgaattattcctgcagtctccaagttggcacaggactcttcccaagaaaccag gcgcttgggccggcgtatgctgctgttcctgtcctcccaccatgactttgataagatggtggaaaagtacatccctgccaaagacctggcaaccatcagggacactgtcctcactctgaaatccaag aagaggacaaaggtgtctaggattccaagatataagatgcgtcagcctcgtctggagcagcaagaagctccagccgcacagacGGATCGGCAGAAcacgcagcgaatgaagcgcagccttaggcacacggtgagggacgtgagcccagacgacgcggcacctctgaaag acctgcagctgaacagtaaTGTTCCAGCCCAGACTAAGACCGATGTCCTCATGGATGATTTGCCCACGAGCCCCAGCAATGCACGCACCCCCAGAAGTCCCGTCAAAAGTTTGATTCCCCCGCTTCATCCCAGCCCCCCCACGGCTGTCCCTACTAAACACTTACTGCCACGACGCAGACGAGCTCCCAGTCTGATCAGAGCACGCCCGTCCCTTTCAAACAGTTCTG tgAGCTTCACTTCACGTTACACTGCGGGACGTCTTCTGGGCACAGGAGGATTCGGCTCAGTGTATGCAGGAGTCCGCAAGGCTGATGGAAAACAG ATCGCCATTAAATTTGTGCCAAAGTATCACGCAGAAAGGTTCATCACTGTT CCCGGCAATACTCGCCGTCTCCCCTTAGAGGTGGCTTTAATGGAGATGGTGTGCAAGCCACCTCGTTGTGAGCATATTGTGGAGCTCCTAGAATGGTTTGAGTGCCACAAGTGCTTCATCTTGATTCTGGAGCGACCCGTCCCCTGCATAGACCTGTTTGACTTCTTGAACTTGCACCAACGCCAACTGCCTGAGCCACTGGCACGACGGATCATGCATCAGGTGGTTCAGGCTGTCCTTCACTGCCATGACCGTGGAGTTCTGCATAGAGACATCAAGGGAAAGAACCTTCTGGTGAACCTGGACACCCTTGACGTCAAGTTGATCGACTTTGGCTGTGGCGATCTGCTTAAGACCGGACCCTACAGGCACTTTAGAG GCACCATGGTATACAGCCCACCTGAATGGCAGGTTGACAGGACGTATGAGGGCCGTCAAGCCACCATCTGGAGTCTGGGTGTGCTCCTCTAcagtattatctgtggacatCTGCCCTTTGAGAAGGTGGAGGACATTGTTGAGGCACACCTGTGCTTCAGTGGAAACCCATCCAGAG actgccgcCATCTGATAACATGGTGTCTTCAAAAGGATCCTGCAAAACGTCCTGTGCTCGAGGATGTTCTTGCACATGAGTGGTTTTTAGAAGGACTTCAGAACTAA
- the LOC143485565 gene encoding uncharacterized protein LOC143485565 isoform X1 produces the protein MSFFPRRTDQPRPRQEQNHFIYTPGFTTHGVPYNPQATVIHTDPCGPAPFPHGSTAGPSDVGHVNIPVEGPLHTGPDMERQRHLAQPHVQGKVLRQMDPVYLQPAGEVGSNRCPPLPVLTSRTTVTSSGLMRPSPPTFTRLPPLPKPAGREPLRAFRPAKGSVEPPQLHSPGWRRERVGRLHRSGRHLQPLLPDIFEAANPSDAGRGLPKSSRLLSGNPPGSFLLPSYPLATLPGVQLTPTLHRRRHKRDTSPRRRDPGPWRDSTGEVGSSRCPPLPVLASRTTVTSSGLMRPSPPTFTKLPPLPKPSGREPLRAFRPAKGSQVQSTRAVPADDMCEGVVGRDELKPGTPREDPHEHQILQPFYKPDLALAQSFRLLSSDDWEKKIEGLMFIRRLAQYHADVLGSRLHDVCIVLIQEVLHLHSAVSRMAVVSLRELYSSLQKGMDQEVEATAKVLLHKAAESNGFIRQDVDTALDSMVQNCTPIRSMNALLAGGLCHLNAAVRKCTARHLATLVEKIGAERIIPAVSKLAQDSSQETRRLGRRMLLFLSSHHDFDKMVEKYIPAKDLATIRDTVLTLKSKKRTKVSRIPRYKMRQPRLEQQEAPAAQTDRQNTQRMKRSLRHTVRDVSPDDAAPLKDLQLNSNVPAQTKTDVLMDDLPTSPSNARTPRSPVKSLIPPLHPSPPTAVPTKHLLPRRRRAPSLIRARPSLSNSSVSFTSRYTAGRLLGTGGFGSVYAGVRKADGKQIAIKFVPKYHAERFITVPGNTRRLPLEVALMEMVCKPPRCEHIVELLEWFECHKCFILILERPVPCIDLFDFLNLHQRQLPEPLARRIMHQVVQAVLHCHDRGVLHRDIKGKNLLVNLDTLDVKLIDFGCGDLLKTGPYRHFRGTMVYSPPEWQVDRTYEGRQATIWSLGVLLYSIICGHLPFEKVEDIVEAHLCFSGNPSRDCRHLITWCLQKDPAKRPVLEDVLAHEWFLEGLQN, from the exons atgagttttttccCCAGGAGAACCGACCAGCCTAGGCCTAGgcaggaacagaaccacttcatatacacaccaggttttaccactcatg gtgtgccctacaacccccaagcgacagtgatccacacggatccctgtggaccagcacccttccctcacggaagtacggcgggaccctcagatgtcggccatgttaacatccctgtagaaggaccactccacactg gccctgacatggagaggcagagacaccttgctcagccccatgttcaaggcAAGGTTCTGAGGCAGATGGATCCAGTCTACCTCCAGCCTGCTG gtgaagttggctccaacaggtgtcccccactgcctgtgctcacttcacgcacgacagtcacctcgtcaggactgatgaggccttctccacccaccttcacaaggttgcctccactccccaaacctgctggccgagagcctctccgtgccttcaggcctgccaaag gttcagtggagcctccccagctccactctccagggtggaggagagagagagtggggagacttcaccggagcggcagacatcttcaacccttgctcccagacatcttcgaagcagctaaccccagtgatgctggtagag gtttgcccaaatccagccgcttgctgtctgggaacccccccgggtctttcctactgccctcctaccctctggCCACTCTTCCGGGAGTGCAGCTCACTCCCACTCTGCATCGTAGACGACACAAGCGAGACACGAGCCCTCGGCGCAGAGACCCGGGCCCGTGGAGGGACAGTACTG gtgaagttggctccagcaggtgtcccccactgcctgtgctcgcttcacgcacgacagtcacctcgtcaggactgatgaggccttctccgcccacctTCACAAAgttgcctccactccccaaaccttctggccgagagcctctccgtgccttcaggcctgccaaag gatctcaagtgcaaagcaccagggcagtccctgctgacgacatgtgtgaaggagtagttggcagag atgaactcaaaccaggaactcccAGGGAGGATCCCCATGAGCATCAGATTTTACAGCCCTTCTACaaaccagacctcgctctcgctcagagcttcagactgcttagctctgatgactg ggagaagaaaattgaagggttgatgttcatccgtagattggctcagtatcacgctgatgtgcttggcagcaggcttcatgatgtctgtattgttcttattcaagag gtacTGCACCTGCATTCTGcagtgtcccgcatggcggtggtgtccttgagggagttgtactccagcctgcagaaagggatggaccaggaagtggaggctacagctaaggtcctcctccacaaagcagcggagtccaatggcttcatcaggcaggacgtggacacagctctggacagcatggtgcagaactgcacccccattcggagcatgaacgcccttcttgctggaggactctg tcatctgaatgctgcagtaagaaagtgtactgctcggcacttggctactttggtagagaagattggtgcagagcgaattattcctgcagtctccaagttggcacaggactcttcccaagaaaccag gcgcttgggccggcgtatgctgctgttcctgtcctcccaccatgactttgataagatggtggaaaagtacatccctgccaaagacctggcaaccatcagggacactgtcctcactctgaaatccaag aagaggacaaaggtgtctaggattccaagatataagatgcgtcagcctcgtctggagcagcaagaagctccagccgcacagacGGATCGGCAGAAcacgcagcgaatgaagcgcagccttaggcacacggtgagggacgtgagcccagacgacgcggcacctctgaaag acctgcagctgaacagtaaTGTTCCAGCCCAGACTAAGACCGATGTCCTCATGGATGATTTGCCCACGAGCCCCAGCAATGCACGCACCCCCAGAAGTCCCGTCAAAAGTTTGATTCCCCCGCTTCATCCCAGCCCCCCCACGGCTGTCCCTACTAAACACTTACTGCCACGACGCAGACGAGCTCCCAGTCTGATCAGAGCACGCCCGTCCCTTTCAAACAGTTCTG tgAGCTTCACTTCACGTTACACTGCGGGACGTCTTCTGGGCACAGGAGGATTCGGCTCAGTGTATGCAGGAGTCCGCAAGGCTGATGGAAAACAG ATCGCCATTAAATTTGTGCCAAAGTATCACGCAGAAAGGTTCATCACTGTT CCCGGCAATACTCGCCGTCTCCCCTTAGAGGTGGCTTTAATGGAGATGGTGTGCAAGCCACCTCGTTGTGAGCATATTGTGGAGCTCCTAGAATGGTTTGAGTGCCACAAGTGCTTCATCTTGATTCTGGAGCGACCCGTCCCCTGCATAGACCTGTTTGACTTCTTGAACTTGCACCAACGCCAACTGCCTGAGCCACTGGCACGACGGATCATGCATCAGGTGGTTCAGGCTGTCCTTCACTGCCATGACCGTGGAGTTCTGCATAGAGACATCAAGGGAAAGAACCTTCTGGTGAACCTGGACACCCTTGACGTCAAGTTGATCGACTTTGGCTGTGGCGATCTGCTTAAGACCGGACCCTACAGGCACTTTAGAG GCACCATGGTATACAGCCCACCTGAATGGCAGGTTGACAGGACGTATGAGGGCCGTCAAGCCACCATCTGGAGTCTGGGTGTGCTCCTCTAcagtattatctgtggacatCTGCCCTTTGAGAAGGTGGAGGACATTGTTGAGGCACACCTGTGCTTCAGTGGAAACCCATCCAGAG actgccgcCATCTGATAACATGGTGTCTTCAAAAGGATCCTGCAAAACGTCCTGTGCTCGAGGATGTTCTTGCACATGAGTGGTTTTTAGAAGGACTTCAGAACTAA